From Chaetodon auriga isolate fChaAug3 chromosome 10, fChaAug3.hap1, whole genome shotgun sequence, a single genomic window includes:
- the src gene encoding proto-oncogene tyrosine-protein kinase Src isoform X1 — protein MGGSKSKPKDVGQRTRSLDGNLSSGGGAGGHHLNSNQQALTPNRSPTVDGGLSGNPSMANNAELALFGGVDNNSVTSPNRITLAGGVTTFVALYDYESRTASDLSFRKGERLQIVNNTRKVNCREGDWWLARSLTTGESGYIPSNYVAPSDSIQAEDHLRLTLESRWYFGKITRRDSERLLLSFENRRGTFLVRESETTKGAYCLSVLDYDNTKGLNVKHYKIRKLDSGGFYITSRTQFSNLQQLVNHYRKHADGLCHSLTDICPVLKPQTQGLAKDAWEIPRDSLRLDLKLGQGCFGEVWMGTWNGTTRVAIKTLKPGTMSPEAFLQEAQVMKKLRHEKLVQLYAVVSEEPIYIVTEYMGQGSLLDFLKGDMGRMLRLPQLVDMASQIASGMAYVERMNYVHRDLRAANILVGDNLVCKVADFGLARLIEDNEYTARQGAKFPIKWTAPEAALYGRFTIKSDVWSFGVLLTELATKGRVPYPGMVNREVLDQVERGYRMPCPAECPESLHDLMLTCWRKEPEERPTFEYLQGFLEDYFTSTEPQYQPGENL, from the exons ATGGGGGGATCCAAAAGTAAGCCCAAGGATGTAGGCCAGCGAACCCGCAGCCTCGATGGCAACCTCAGCTCTGGGGGAGGGGCCGGCGGCCACCACCTCAACTCCAATCAGCAGGCCTTAACACCCAACCGTAGCCCGACCGTGGACGGAGGTCTCAGTGGCAATCCGTCTATGGCCAATAACGCAGAGCTGGCCCTGTTCGGAGGCGTGGACAACAATAGCGTCACCTCTCCCAACAGAATCACGCTAGCAG GAGGCGTGACGACCTTCGTGGCGTTATACGACTATGAGTCCAGAACGGCCTCAGATCTGTCCTTCAGGAAGGGTGAACGCCTCCAGATCGTCAACAACAC gagGAAGGTGAACTGCAG AGAAGGCGACTGGTGGCTGGCGCGCTCCCTGACCACTGGAGAGAGCGGTTACATCCCCAGCAATTATGTGGCTCCGTCCGACTCCATCCAGGCAGAAGA TCATCTCAGACTGACTCTAGAGTCCAG GTGGTACTTTGGCAAAATCACTCGGCGCGACTCTGAGAGGCTGCTGCTAAGTTTCGAGAACAGGAGAGGGACTTTCCTTGTGCGAGAGAGCGAGACCACCAAAG GTGCctattgtctgtctgtgctggacTATGACAACACCAAAGGGCTGAATGTGAAGCATTACAAGATCAGGAAGCTGGACAGCGGAGGCTTCTACATCACATCTCGCACGCAGTTCAGcaacctgcagcagcttgtCAATCACTACCGCA AGCACGCTGATGGGCTGTgccacagtctgacagacattTGTCCTGTACTGAAGCCTCAGACTCAGGGCTTAGCCAAGGATGCCTGGGAGATCCCGAGAGACTCCCTCCGTCTTGACCTCAAGCTTGGACAGGGCTGCTTTGGTGAAGTCTGGATGG GAACGTGGAACGGCACAACACGGGTGGCGATAAAGACCCTGAAGCCCGGCACCATGTCCCCCGAGGCCTTCCTCCAGGAAGCTCAGGTCATGAAGAAACTGAGACATGAAAAGCTGGTCCAGCTCTACGCTGTGGTGTCTGAGGAGCCCATCTACATTGTCACAGAGTACATGGGACAAG GTAGCTTACTGGACTTCCTGAAAGGCGACATGGGTAGGATGCTCCGCCTCCCCCAACTGGTGGACATGGCGTCACAG aTTGCTTCAGGGATGGCTTACGTGGAGAGGATGAACTACGTGCACAGAGACCTCAGAGCCGCTAACATCCTGGTGGGAGATAACCTGGTTTGCAAAGTGGCAGATTTTGGTCTGGCTCGCCTCATTGAGGATAACGAATACACTGCCAGGCAGG GGGCCAAGTTTCCCATCAAGTGGACGGCTCCCGAGGCTGCTCTGTACGGCCGCTTCACCATTAAATCCGACGTCTGGTCATTTGGGGTCCTGCTGACTGAACTGGCCACTAAAGGCCGAGTGCCCTATCCAG GTATGGTGAACCGGGAGGTGTTAGACCAGGTGGAGCGTGGCTACCGGATGCCGTGCCCAGCAGAGTGCCCCGAATCCCTGCATGACCTGATGCTGACCTGCTGGAGGAAAgagccagaggagaggcccACCTTTGAGTACCTGCAGGGCTTCCTGGAGGACTACTTCACCTCCACGGAGCCTCAGTACCAGCCAGGAGAGAACCTGTAA
- the src gene encoding proto-oncogene tyrosine-protein kinase Src isoform X3 — MGGSKSKPKDVGQRTRSLDGNLSSGGGAGGHHLNSNQQALTPNRSPTVDGGLSGNPSMANNAELALFGGVDNNSVTSPNRITLAGGVTTFVALYDYESRTASDLSFRKGERLQIVNNTEGDWWLARSLTTGESGYIPSNYVAPSDSIQAEEWYFGKITRRDSERLLLSFENRRGTFLVRESETTKGAYCLSVLDYDNTKGLNVKHYKIRKLDSGGFYITSRTQFSNLQQLVNHYRKHADGLCHSLTDICPVLKPQTQGLAKDAWEIPRDSLRLDLKLGQGCFGEVWMGTWNGTTRVAIKTLKPGTMSPEAFLQEAQVMKKLRHEKLVQLYAVVSEEPIYIVTEYMGQGSLLDFLKGDMGRMLRLPQLVDMASQIASGMAYVERMNYVHRDLRAANILVGDNLVCKVADFGLARLIEDNEYTARQGAKFPIKWTAPEAALYGRFTIKSDVWSFGVLLTELATKGRVPYPGMVNREVLDQVERGYRMPCPAECPESLHDLMLTCWRKEPEERPTFEYLQGFLEDYFTSTEPQYQPGENL; from the exons ATGGGGGGATCCAAAAGTAAGCCCAAGGATGTAGGCCAGCGAACCCGCAGCCTCGATGGCAACCTCAGCTCTGGGGGAGGGGCCGGCGGCCACCACCTCAACTCCAATCAGCAGGCCTTAACACCCAACCGTAGCCCGACCGTGGACGGAGGTCTCAGTGGCAATCCGTCTATGGCCAATAACGCAGAGCTGGCCCTGTTCGGAGGCGTGGACAACAATAGCGTCACCTCTCCCAACAGAATCACGCTAGCAG GAGGCGTGACGACCTTCGTGGCGTTATACGACTATGAGTCCAGAACGGCCTCAGATCTGTCCTTCAGGAAGGGTGAACGCCTCCAGATCGTCAACAACAC AGAAGGCGACTGGTGGCTGGCGCGCTCCCTGACCACTGGAGAGAGCGGTTACATCCCCAGCAATTATGTGGCTCCGTCCGACTCCATCCAGGCAGAAGA GTGGTACTTTGGCAAAATCACTCGGCGCGACTCTGAGAGGCTGCTGCTAAGTTTCGAGAACAGGAGAGGGACTTTCCTTGTGCGAGAGAGCGAGACCACCAAAG GTGCctattgtctgtctgtgctggacTATGACAACACCAAAGGGCTGAATGTGAAGCATTACAAGATCAGGAAGCTGGACAGCGGAGGCTTCTACATCACATCTCGCACGCAGTTCAGcaacctgcagcagcttgtCAATCACTACCGCA AGCACGCTGATGGGCTGTgccacagtctgacagacattTGTCCTGTACTGAAGCCTCAGACTCAGGGCTTAGCCAAGGATGCCTGGGAGATCCCGAGAGACTCCCTCCGTCTTGACCTCAAGCTTGGACAGGGCTGCTTTGGTGAAGTCTGGATGG GAACGTGGAACGGCACAACACGGGTGGCGATAAAGACCCTGAAGCCCGGCACCATGTCCCCCGAGGCCTTCCTCCAGGAAGCTCAGGTCATGAAGAAACTGAGACATGAAAAGCTGGTCCAGCTCTACGCTGTGGTGTCTGAGGAGCCCATCTACATTGTCACAGAGTACATGGGACAAG GTAGCTTACTGGACTTCCTGAAAGGCGACATGGGTAGGATGCTCCGCCTCCCCCAACTGGTGGACATGGCGTCACAG aTTGCTTCAGGGATGGCTTACGTGGAGAGGATGAACTACGTGCACAGAGACCTCAGAGCCGCTAACATCCTGGTGGGAGATAACCTGGTTTGCAAAGTGGCAGATTTTGGTCTGGCTCGCCTCATTGAGGATAACGAATACACTGCCAGGCAGG GGGCCAAGTTTCCCATCAAGTGGACGGCTCCCGAGGCTGCTCTGTACGGCCGCTTCACCATTAAATCCGACGTCTGGTCATTTGGGGTCCTGCTGACTGAACTGGCCACTAAAGGCCGAGTGCCCTATCCAG GTATGGTGAACCGGGAGGTGTTAGACCAGGTGGAGCGTGGCTACCGGATGCCGTGCCCAGCAGAGTGCCCCGAATCCCTGCATGACCTGATGCTGACCTGCTGGAGGAAAgagccagaggagaggcccACCTTTGAGTACCTGCAGGGCTTCCTGGAGGACTACTTCACCTCCACGGAGCCTCAGTACCAGCCAGGAGAGAACCTGTAA
- the src gene encoding proto-oncogene tyrosine-protein kinase Src isoform X2 translates to MGGSKSKPKDVGQRTRSLDGNLSSGGGAGGHHLNSNQQALTPNRSPTVDGGLSGNPSMANNAELALFGGVDNNSVTSPNRITLAGGVTTFVALYDYESRTASDLSFRKGERLQIVNNTRKVNCREGDWWLARSLTTGESGYIPSNYVAPSDSIQAEEWYFGKITRRDSERLLLSFENRRGTFLVRESETTKGAYCLSVLDYDNTKGLNVKHYKIRKLDSGGFYITSRTQFSNLQQLVNHYRKHADGLCHSLTDICPVLKPQTQGLAKDAWEIPRDSLRLDLKLGQGCFGEVWMGTWNGTTRVAIKTLKPGTMSPEAFLQEAQVMKKLRHEKLVQLYAVVSEEPIYIVTEYMGQGSLLDFLKGDMGRMLRLPQLVDMASQIASGMAYVERMNYVHRDLRAANILVGDNLVCKVADFGLARLIEDNEYTARQGAKFPIKWTAPEAALYGRFTIKSDVWSFGVLLTELATKGRVPYPGMVNREVLDQVERGYRMPCPAECPESLHDLMLTCWRKEPEERPTFEYLQGFLEDYFTSTEPQYQPGENL, encoded by the exons ATGGGGGGATCCAAAAGTAAGCCCAAGGATGTAGGCCAGCGAACCCGCAGCCTCGATGGCAACCTCAGCTCTGGGGGAGGGGCCGGCGGCCACCACCTCAACTCCAATCAGCAGGCCTTAACACCCAACCGTAGCCCGACCGTGGACGGAGGTCTCAGTGGCAATCCGTCTATGGCCAATAACGCAGAGCTGGCCCTGTTCGGAGGCGTGGACAACAATAGCGTCACCTCTCCCAACAGAATCACGCTAGCAG GAGGCGTGACGACCTTCGTGGCGTTATACGACTATGAGTCCAGAACGGCCTCAGATCTGTCCTTCAGGAAGGGTGAACGCCTCCAGATCGTCAACAACAC gagGAAGGTGAACTGCAG AGAAGGCGACTGGTGGCTGGCGCGCTCCCTGACCACTGGAGAGAGCGGTTACATCCCCAGCAATTATGTGGCTCCGTCCGACTCCATCCAGGCAGAAGA GTGGTACTTTGGCAAAATCACTCGGCGCGACTCTGAGAGGCTGCTGCTAAGTTTCGAGAACAGGAGAGGGACTTTCCTTGTGCGAGAGAGCGAGACCACCAAAG GTGCctattgtctgtctgtgctggacTATGACAACACCAAAGGGCTGAATGTGAAGCATTACAAGATCAGGAAGCTGGACAGCGGAGGCTTCTACATCACATCTCGCACGCAGTTCAGcaacctgcagcagcttgtCAATCACTACCGCA AGCACGCTGATGGGCTGTgccacagtctgacagacattTGTCCTGTACTGAAGCCTCAGACTCAGGGCTTAGCCAAGGATGCCTGGGAGATCCCGAGAGACTCCCTCCGTCTTGACCTCAAGCTTGGACAGGGCTGCTTTGGTGAAGTCTGGATGG GAACGTGGAACGGCACAACACGGGTGGCGATAAAGACCCTGAAGCCCGGCACCATGTCCCCCGAGGCCTTCCTCCAGGAAGCTCAGGTCATGAAGAAACTGAGACATGAAAAGCTGGTCCAGCTCTACGCTGTGGTGTCTGAGGAGCCCATCTACATTGTCACAGAGTACATGGGACAAG GTAGCTTACTGGACTTCCTGAAAGGCGACATGGGTAGGATGCTCCGCCTCCCCCAACTGGTGGACATGGCGTCACAG aTTGCTTCAGGGATGGCTTACGTGGAGAGGATGAACTACGTGCACAGAGACCTCAGAGCCGCTAACATCCTGGTGGGAGATAACCTGGTTTGCAAAGTGGCAGATTTTGGTCTGGCTCGCCTCATTGAGGATAACGAATACACTGCCAGGCAGG GGGCCAAGTTTCCCATCAAGTGGACGGCTCCCGAGGCTGCTCTGTACGGCCGCTTCACCATTAAATCCGACGTCTGGTCATTTGGGGTCCTGCTGACTGAACTGGCCACTAAAGGCCGAGTGCCCTATCCAG GTATGGTGAACCGGGAGGTGTTAGACCAGGTGGAGCGTGGCTACCGGATGCCGTGCCCAGCAGAGTGCCCCGAATCCCTGCATGACCTGATGCTGACCTGCTGGAGGAAAgagccagaggagaggcccACCTTTGAGTACCTGCAGGGCTTCCTGGAGGACTACTTCACCTCCACGGAGCCTCAGTACCAGCCAGGAGAGAACCTGTAA
- the kcng1 gene encoding voltage-gated potassium channel regulatory subunit KCNG1, translating to MTLLAGDGSDYDYSALSCASDTSLNAPPLQEEEAQKGAFYRRAQRAPELSAIHDDALLSSARKLHAIINVGGLRYQLPWTTLEDFPLSRLGQLHLCSSFDEIMRICDDYDVTHNEFFFDRSPCAFRTILTFLRAGKLRSLREMCALSFREELLYWGVPEESLEWCCRRRLLQRVEEFEAMERAEEEEELLEDLLDSDSGCREHVAESRLSRCMGKLRDMVERPHSGLPGKIFACLSVLFVTITAINLSISTLPAMREEEEAGTCSQMCYNIFIVETVCVAWFSLEFTLRFIQDRSKLTFLRQPLNLIDVVAILPYYITLVVDSTSKGEKRLGSGSSYLDKVGLVLRVLRALRILYVMRLARHSLGLQTLGLTARRCTREFGLLLLFLCVAIALYSPLLYLIENEMATTQEFTSIPATYWWAVITMTTVGYGDMVPRSIPGQVVALSSILSGILLMAFPVTSIFHTFSRSYVELKQEQQRLLQRRTHFLLRSRMAGLGSNLSLESDMLFPLGPDTRDMDD from the exons ATGACCCTGCTGGCGGGTGATGGCTCCGATTACGACTACAGTGCTCTGAGCTGTGCCTCTGACACCTCCCTCAATGCACCTCCCCTGCAAGAGGAGGAGGCCCAAAAGGGAGCCTTCTACAGGCGGGCGCAGCGAGCCCCTGAGCTGAGCGCCATCCATGATGACGCCCTGCTGTCCAGCGCCCGGAAACTCCACGCCATCATCAATGTGGGCGGCCTGCGGTACCAGCTGCCCTGGACCACCTTAGAGGACTTCCCCCTGTCTCGCCTGGGCCAGCtgcacctctgcagcagctttgacGAGATCATGCGCATCTGCGATGACTATGATGTTACGCACAACGAGTTCTTCTTCGACCGCAGCCCCTGTGCCTTCCGGACCATCCTGACCTTCCTGCGGGCGGGCAAGCTGCGGTCCCTCAGGGAGATGTGCGCCCTCTCCTTCAGGGAGGAGCTGCTCTACTGGGGGGTCCCGGAGGAGAGCCTGGAGTGGTGCTGTCGCCGGCGTCTGCTGCAGCGCGTGGAGGAGTTTGAAGCGATGGagagggcggaggaggaggaggaactcCTGGAGGATCTGCTGGATTCAGACAGTGGCTGCAGGGAGCATGTGGCAGAGTCCAGACTCAGCCGGTGCATGGGCAAACTAAGAGACATGGTGGAGAGGCCTCACTCTGGCCTCCCCGGGAAGATCTTCGcctgtttgtcagtgttgtttgtCACCATTACTGCCATCAATCTATCCATCAGCACGCTGCCTGccatgagggaggaggaggaggcg GGCACATGTTCCCAGATGTGCTACAACATCTTCATAGTGGAGACCGTGTGCGTGGCCTGGTTCTCCCTGGAGTTCACCCTGCGCTTCATTCAAGACCGCAGCAAGCTGACCTTCCTCCGGCAGCCCCTGAACCTGATCGACGTGGTGGCCATCCTGCCGTACTACATCACCCTGGTGGTGGACAGCACGTCCAAAGGGGAGAAGCGGCTGGGCTCTGGCAGCAGCTACTTGGACAAAGTGGGCTTGGTGCTGCGCGTCCTCAGAGCCCTGCGTATCCTCTACGTGATGAGGCTCGCTCGCCATTCGCTGGGCCTGCAGACTCTGGGCCTGACAGCACGCCGCTGCACGCGGGAGTTcggcctgctcctcctcttcctgtgtgtggcCATCGCGCTGTATTCCCCCTTGCTGTACTTGATTGAGAACGAAATGGCCACCACGCAGGAGTTCACCAGCATCCCCGCTACCTACTGGTGGGCTGTGATCACAATGACGACGGTGGGCTACGGGGACATGGTGCCGAGGAGCATCCCGGGCCAGGTGGTGGCTCTGAGCAGCATCCTGAGCGGCATCCTCCTCATGGCTTTCCCCGTCACCTCCATCTTCCACACCTTCTCGCGGTCCTACGTGGAGctgaagcaggagcagcagaggctccTGCAGAGGAGGACACATTTCCTGCTGCGGAGCCGCATGGCCGGCCTGGGCAGCAACCTCTCCCTGGAGAGTGATATGCTCTTCCCTCTCGGGCCTGACACCAGAGACATGGACGACTGA